The nucleotide sequence GACGCCGACGCCGATCAGCTTCGCCACTTCCTCCGGCGGGAGACGAACGTCCAGGATGCTGCCGTCTTCGGCCGTGCCGCTCACCCTCCAAGGCTCGGTTCCGGCCGTGAAATAGCGGGTGCCGCGATTGACCATGCGCACCTCTACGCCGGGCACATCCCGGCGGACGACCGGACGAACCGACTCAACGACCGGCTGCGGTGTCGTCCCGTCGGGAATGACGTTGACCAGAACGTTGAAGTTCACGACGACCTGGACCTGCGACTGCCCGGGCGCGATCTCGACCGGGATCTGGCGGATCTGCATGTAATAGATTTCGGAAGCCGTCAGCTCGGCTTCGCCGATATATTGGACGCGGAACACCTGCTGCGACTGAGCCGGCACTACGCGTTGCGGCGGGAACACTAGAAATTGTTCGTCCGCCGGGGTCAGCTCCAGCTCGCCGGCCTCGGAAATGAGGCCGCGGAACATCTGGACTTCCACCGGGAACTCGGTTTGCCCGGGATTGCTGAGCTCGATGCGGGCGACAGAGCCGCGCCCCATCGGCTTGATCTCGACGATCATCGGCGACACGCGCGCCGCTTGGGCCGCGACCGGCGTCAGGGCGAGCGCGATGGCTCCCCAGACAAACAGCAACATCCTGAACATTGTCGCCCCCCGGCTCTCGCCGTTACGCTGACTCCCTGAGCCCCACGTTTTGGGCGTCAGGTCTCAATTCGCAGTTAATGAGAAAGGGGGAAACCGAAGTTCCCCCCTCCCTTTTTCCTGACGAAGGACCGGTTTAGACCGGACCGGCGCTGAGGACGGTCACATCGGTATAAGCACCGGCGACCGGCCGCTTCGCGGTATCGTCACGATCGATCCGAACCTCGAGCAGCGCATTGTTATGGAAGGCACCGGCCGCGTTCACCGAGTCGCCCGCTTCAAGCCTGGTCCGGAAGTCCAGGACCGGGAAGCTGTTGTCGGTCGCGTCGAGCTTGACCCGATAATGGATGACGTTCGTGAAGTCGTCCGGATCGTTCTCGGCGAGCGTGGCGCCGGCCGCATTGAGCAGACCGCCATTCTGGGACGAGGCGCCGACCTTCGCGGCATAGTTGCAGCTCACATAGATGTTCTGCGACTGGGCCTGAGAGCCGTTCTTGAGGAGAAGGGCATTGGCGCCGGCGCCCTCGTTGATGTTGACGGTCGGGAAATTGACCGCGGCCGGTGCCGCGATGCTGCACTCCTGGTTAACGGTGCCGCTCACGTTCAGGGCCTGCGAGTCGGTCGGGCCCGCAAACGCCGGAGTGGCAATAAGAGCGGTCGACGCGACGGCGGCGATGAGAATCTTCTTCATGATATTCCTTCCCCATTCTGCTTGAACCGGCGCCGCTTGGTTCCGTCTCCAATGAGAACCGAACGGTGCCGACCTGGGGAAGCGCGCCCTTTGACTCGCCCCCCGACGGTGATTGAAGGATTAAGATGCTTTGGATGATCCGCACATCCCCCATTTTGGGGAACTGAAAGCGATGCTCGCGTTCGCTGAGAGCATTTTTTCGTTTGTTTTGATATAGATCGCGAAGGCAACATGGAAACTGCCACGCCTGAAGTAATCAAATTTGGGCATTAAAGTTCTTTCACGTCCAATTTTGAGACGTTCCTATCTTCCATCGTAAATGAGTTAATCTGCTCTGATACCGGCGCTGCTCGACACTTAGTCTTGCTTGTAAATATCCACCGCCACGAAGTGTGCAGTCACTCTCGGTCCCGAATAGCAGCACCTGGGCAGCCCGTGTGATTGACATTACTCATCTTCCAAGATTTCCTTGCAGAAACGGGATGTTTGGATCGCAGTTTTATTTCGGCCGCGGATCCAGACCGTTAAGAGGGGGATTATGGAAGTCGGATGTGGGGAGACGGAGGTGCTGCGGGGCGATGGGCCGCCGTGGCTGGCGCTACAATGGATCGACGGCGACCCGCTGCCCCGCTGTCTCGTCAACAACGCGCTGGAGCTGGTCTGGGCCAATCCACCAGCGCAGGGTCATTTCCTGAAGGGCCGGGACATCGAATGCTATGATGGCGTAATCACTCTCAGTAATCCGGGACGGTTGGCGGCATTTGCCAAGTTCGTGCTCGGCTGCGGGCGAGAGGTCTCGACGTTCTGCTTACCTCGGGACAATGGCGACGGATTCCTGCTGTTCAGGGCGCGGGAAGTCGGCCGGCACGGCGGGCAACGCTTTTTCGGAATAGCTTTCCATTCGAGTGAGCCATTAGCCGAATGGCGCTATGCGGACCTCAACATAGCCTTTCAACTCACGCGCAGCGAAATTAAGGTCGTGGAGAAGTTGGCGG is from Sphingosinicella humi and encodes:
- a CDS encoding fimbria/pilus periplasmic chaperone, with the protein product MFRMLLFVWGAIALALTPVAAQAARVSPMIVEIKPMGRGSVARIELSNPGQTEFPVEVQMFRGLISEAGELELTPADEQFLVFPPQRVVPAQSQQVFRVQYIGEAELTASEIYYMQIRQIPVEIAPGQSQVQVVVNFNVLVNVIPDGTTPQPVVESVRPVVRRDVPGVEVRMVNRGTRYFTAGTEPWRVSGTAEDGSILDVRLPPEEVAKLIGVGVVAPGRARIFFFPTEKPLVDGSIQANMVP
- a CDS encoding helix-turn-helix transcriptional regulator; protein product: MLRGDGPPWLALQWIDGDPLPRCLVNNALELVWANPPAQGHFLKGRDIECYDGVITLSNPGRLAAFAKFVLGCGREVSTFCLPRDNGDGFLLFRAREVGRHGGQRFFGIAFHSSEPLAEWRYADLNIAFQLTRSEIKVVEKLAEGHTTDEIASDMRISIATVRSHLKHVYAKLEVTSREGLFSRIQPFRL